A stretch of DNA from Glycine max cultivar Williams 82 chromosome 18, Glycine_max_v4.0, whole genome shotgun sequence:
TTTATTGTGTTTATGATTAGTTGAcaatgtaaaactattttacactatcaatacataacttgttttctcattttcaaaagctaaaacaaaataacattataaaagCTAGAGAGCATTGGCATGGTATTCACAAAGGGTTATTTTACCTTTTCATCAATATAAGCAGCAGCCCAGAAACAAGCAACGGCGTGGTCATAAGGATTAGAGGGGACAATGGGAGAGGCAGAGGACCAAACATCATCCACATACTGCACAATGATGAAAAACTCACTATGGGTTTTGTCCCTGTGAATGAGAACAGGGATTTTCTTGTAAATGGGGTTGGATTGAAGGAGAAGCTGACTTTTGGACTCCAACCTTTCCTCAATGAATTCATACTCCACTGATTTGTTGTTTAGAGCTATGCGAGCCATCAACACAAATGGACTTGGCGATGCCCCCAACAACTTGACCTCACTCGGTCTTGGTATGTTCAATAGTCATAAGAAGATTAGTTGATGGGGGGGTAGGACCTAGGAGGTTAGGTCACAACGTGAACTTGGAATGCTAGATGATGTTGTGTTAGTATAATCTACCTGCCAACTAATTTACTGCACCTACTTGTTGGTGTCCTTTCATTAACGACACtagtacacttgtgcaaaaacATGAGTTTAAGTGATTAACTTTGGTATATGATCATTGTGTAAAGATTTAcattatcaatcaatcaaaaactaccttatgtattatttttaaatcaattacaAAAATCAAGAATCTTAACATACATGTTAATTTACTattagatgataatataaaaatcttctACACTAACACTATCAAGTGTcaaatgtgtgtgtgtgcttgCGTGCGCGCGCGTGTGGGTGGGTATTCATACCAACATATCAGGATATGCATGTAACTCCAGTATCCTAATTTCAGGAAATCGTGTGGATACTGGTGTACCAACAGCCACTTCTTTGCATATATTAATTTCAGTTTTCCAATTAGAAGAGTTTTACTCTTTACTAGCACTCCTGCATCTTTTTTGAGAGGATCAGAAAGCATATTGTAATATGAAATGGCAGCAACTAACAGTAACTAAAGCTATGAATGTTCTCATCTTTCACTGGCTATTAATCCAGACAACATTTCACATTAGGCAATGATTACTTGGGCATTGGAGGTTACAATAGTGCAATCACTGTCAAAAGTAGATACCTAAAATGAACAGCTTAAAGTAGTCCCTCAAAGAATGTTAGCATGTCCAAATagaatgatcaaatattgaaattgtcaaaaaataaatgaaaagttttgacaaacaGGCATAGTTGCCTTTTGCAAGAAGTGTGGCAATTGAGAATTATGAGATAATATATCTGTAAACACCATATCCTTATGCTCTTCAAATATTGGGAACACTATGAAAAATAATCACagtagagaaaaaagagaaaaaaattaccaGTGAGATCATATGGTATAAAAAGGTATAGGTATCCATACTACTATGATACAAAATTCTTAGTACAGGGTagaaaacaaagtttagaaaacaaacaagtatAAAACCCTGGttacatataaataagaaagaaaaacagcCAAAAGTAGTGGTGACTACTTCAGGTAGCTTGCAAGATGTCCATGTTTGGATCTCTGTGCTGTTGAAGTTCCTAATTTGGACTTTCTGCACTTgctgattattattattcttaagaCCAACTAAACTTGTGTACAAAATCAGGTTACTATTCTTGATAGGGTCTTGAGAGTAGTTTGTTAGAATAATAATTAGTAGCAAGTGTGATTAGGTATGCTGGGCAGTTTAAGTATTGGGAGTAGGGAATTAGTTTAAATAGGAGGAGAGAGTAAGATGGGGAATTCACAGATTTGTTATCATTTGAGAAACTGAGCATTAGCTCTGTTGAAGAAAGGGGAAACCCTTTGTGAAGGAGAAATAAATCCCAGGTTCTTTGTAATTAATAAACACTAACAAAGCATaatttttccttcctttccttTCTCTGTTTGCCTCATTTTTCTCCCTGAACATATAACCCATTTCTGGTCTCCTCAAAATTTCCAACACATTTGAATCCATTATTtacaactaaattttttttgtaattaatgtaCTCCTAGAACTAAATTATTAACTAGAATTTGTTTCAATGGATTCCAGCAAATTAATAGGACTAGTACatagaaaggaaagaaagagggaaaaaaaatatgaatcttTATTGATGATGTTACAGTCCACCAACCCTATATCAGTGTGATAATCAGATCAGTCTCTGAAACTAAGAATACAGAATACAACTCAATATTAGGCTCTTTTGAGTGGTCTTCCACATTCCACCTCACTATCTTTCATGATAACAATCTTCCCTCTCCCTGTTTCCCTCCTTGACTATTTTATACTAGTAACTGAATTTGTTTATATCAATAACTATTCTGTTACACTTTTCTTAAATCCCCTTCTAACCACACCCCCCAACCTTTTTTCCTTctataaattttctttattgGTGTCTCCTATCACAGATGAAATCaaattgtcacatcatataatcCTTTTACTAAAGAGTAATGACTTTTTTTACATTAGAAGTAATGCTTCATTCAAGTATACAAAAGATAGAAATTTCAGCAAgattaaatgaatttaaaattttagcacTTGCATCAACTACAAAGTACAACATCATTGATTACTGTTCTCCATAACAGGTCTTAAAGGATGGAAAAGAATACCAGAAAAAAAGAAGGTTGCAATAGTtgctttcatttaaaatttctatttacatGTTTCCATTATGTGTGTATGTGCATGCATGTGATTTCTTATACAGCACACACATCCATCTTGCAAGCCCCAACACTATTTAGATCTCCATGCCGTTGAAGTGCCTGATTTTGCTCTTTTGCAGTTGccaattattgttattattcttAAGAACAACTAAACTTATACAAAATTCAGATTACCATTTcagacatttttttaaagttatgacTGAAATTTCGAACAATTAATTTATTCCTTCCAACAAATTAacgaaaactaattttaatagatTCATGCAAACTAAATCAAATTTTGTCACACCATTTAACCTtatcaaatttcaataaatattaatgatgTTTTTACATCTGCAGTAATGCTTCATTCAAGCAAACAAGATAGATGTTTCGGCAAgattccattaaaaaaatttaaaattttagcacTTACATGATTACATCAACTCTGAAGCAAATCATCATTGATCACAGTTCTCTATAACAGGTCCTAAAGGATGGGAAAGCAACACCAGGAAAATAGAATTTGCAAGAATTGCTTCTATTTAAAATCTCTATTTAGTATTGACCTTTTTCTATTAAAAGAAATCTCTATAACATTTGTAGAAATGTCTATTACATTTGTTTCTTGCACAATCCCAACACaatatcctaaaaaaaattgaagtttccTTTGAGGATGTAAGCCTCCTGTGTGTTCGTGTGTGTGTTACTATGATAATCTGCTTTCATGTTTTGGAAAATACCTGGAAGTCAAGTGTCACTCTTTTAATGATGAGGGTAGCTGGTGTCATGATACGCAAGTTACTTTCAATGGAACTACCAAGAAAGAAGAAGCAGACACAAACAACAATTACCAGCCGATAATTCCATCATAAACTGGCATACACAGATGTCAACTAAGTTTTCTTAACAAGACATTTCTCTATTGCTTCATCACAAAGTTCAAGAGTATTTTCCCAGTTCGCTTCTTCATAGTTTATGtcaacaaaatatcatatatCTCTTTTTCTGCAATGAACCCATGTTCTCATCTCCTCAAATAGCTTCCTAGCCTCCACAAATTTCTTCCTCTTATAGAAACCCTTTATAAGAGCATTATAGGAAGCATCAGTTAGACTAAATCCCTTTTCAACTATATCTTTATGCAAGAACCATGCCTCTTTCATATTTCTAGCTTTACAATGCCctttaatcaaaatattatagGTATTACAGTCAGGCATCACTCCTTGAGCACACATCCTCATATAAATCTCAGTAGTGGCACACATGTTATTTCTAATACAGTGCTGCTTCATAAGAGAATTGAATGTTGTTGCATTTGGCATTATACCTTTGTCCAACATCCATTTGATTAGTCTTTCACCATCTTCCAACATCCCTGACATGCAAAGCCCATTCATTAGCACATTGAATGTAACAATTGTAGGTTGAAGTCCTTTATCAAGCATAATCCGCAGCAATTCATGAGCCTTGGCCATTTCACCCATCTTACAATAAGCATCCATGAGTGTAGTATATGTAATAGTGTCAGGATAAAACCCTGCCAGATCCATTTCTTCCATAAGTTTTACAGCTTGCTCTATATTTCCTACCTTACAGAGACCATTGATCAATGCATTATATGTGCAGACATTCGGTTGAAGGCCCTTTTCAGACATTTCATGAAGAAGCTCATTTGCTATATCTACCTCTCCACGTTTACACAGGCCATCAACTAATGCAGTATAAGTGACAACATTAGGAGTCAGACCCTTCTCAACCATCTGGTTGTGAAGAGAGAATGCCTCTTTCATTTTCCTGGCCTTGCAATACCCGTCAATAAGAGCAGTATAAGTAACTTCGTCTGGTTCCAACCCTTAGTTGAACATTTCACTTAACAGTTTGAATGCTTCCACCACCTTTCCAGCTTGACAAAGCCCATGAATCATGGAAGTCTATGTCACAAAATCAGGAACTATTTTCTtactcttcatttcatcaaagagTTTGTATTCAGCTGAAACATTCCCAGACTTGCCAAAACCACTGATGAGAGTTGTATACACCACATTATCAGGAAAAATCCTCTGATTTTTCATCTCCCTCAAGACCTGCCCTGCTTCAACTACTCTACCAGTCTTACAAAGAAGAGAAATTATGCTAATGTACGTGTATTGATTCGGTTTCAATCCCTTTCTCTGCAACTCTTCCATGAGCTTCAAGACCTTTCCTTCAACCTGACAATATCCATCAATTATAATGCTATAACTAACAACATCCAGAACATTCCCCCTAAACTCCATCTGTATTACCAGATTATGTGCTTCTTTTACCCTTCCCAATTGACAAAGCGAATGAAGAATAATGTTATACGACACAGTGTTCCAACAAACACCCACTTCTGGATACTCTCTGAACACCCTAATTCCCGTCTTTATCCCATCAAAACTGTTAGATAGCCTAGCTAGAAACAAATTACAAGAATCTACAGAGACAAGAACACCGTAATTTAACAACTTATCAAACAGTTTCCCAGCTTCTAGAAGCAACCCTGCCTCAACAAGAACTAGGAAGAACACATCAAACACACGGGGATGTGCACCCCAGTCCTTGTAAGTATAAATCAACCTCTCAGTAAATCGATCAAAAGAGTTTCCAACGTCCAAATGGGACTTTTCCCAGAACTCGAAAACCAGCCTGTGAGCCATTCTCAGATCCTTAGAAGCCACCGCAATCTGAACCACAATGCAAAGGGCTTCCAAGGAAGGGTCCCTGCGAGGCGCGCCCAGTTGAAGAAATCCAACACGAGTTTATAGTCATCCCTGATGTTCATAAGAACCCAAATGAGATGATCAGGCTTGAACTTCGACTCAAAGGGCTTGAGAATCCGGCGAAGAGGCTCGGCGCAGCACTGCTTAATGGTGGTGGAAATGTGGTGCACAAAGTCAGTGTCTGGCATTGCTTGAACCCAAAGAAGTGGAAAGTTTCACACTCAAACATCTTGGACCAAAACCCAGAAAGGGAttatgatgacaatgatagtgaAAACAATGGAAATAAGAGGAGATAGCTACTCTCTTCATGTGCAAGAGGTAAACCCATTACACAAGTTTTGAACTTTCTCTTCTACTCTGCCAAAAGAGAGGGTTTTTCATTGTCAATTCAAATATGCAAGCAACAACCTTTGGTCGGGTTCTGTCACGGAAACCAGTAGCCCGACACAGTACGAGAATAATtgcactttcttcttctttacttTTTGAATAAACAGAGCGAACAATAGAGTGAAATGAATAATGAAAGAGCCTGAGAAGATAGAGAGGGGTGAAAGAAAAAGCTCTAATCTTTTCGTCTTCGATTTGTTGTGCGTTAAGAGGTTGCGGCTATCGTCTCAGGAAAACGGTTTCGAAGCTTAGGCGAAGATGGAGCATGGCCAAGGCTACCCGGAAAAGAGCGAAACGAATAAATgggggtgttttttttttttttaattactattagGAGTTCGTTTTGAATTATTATCCAAATATGGAAATGGAGATGTTATAACTTCTttactataaaatatttataatttcaattaattttataaaaaattactacttTTAGGTTGtcagtcatttttttttacaactttaaaattgtttatgttttttttttaaaaattataaaagtcatAAATTCATTTgtcacttctatttttttgttttccgtatatttttttaattgtaaataatttgttaatttaattat
This window harbors:
- the LOC121173931 gene encoding glutathione S-transferase U17-like; amino-acid sequence: MDSNVLEILRRPEMGYMFREKNEANRERKGRKNYALPSEVKLLGASPSPFVLMARIALNNKSVEYEFIEERLESKSQLLLQSNPIYKKIPVLIHRDKTHSEFFIIVQYVDDVWSSASPIVPSNPYDHAVACFWAAAYIDEKWYPTMRSIRGAKGKDDKKRFIEEVRQGLALLKDVFKSSSKGMAFYGGNQIGFLDIALGSFLGWLRVTEISNGVKLLDQSNTPELVKCDERFCAHGVVKDVMPEIWKVVEFAKTLKC